The following are from one region of the Edwardsiella tarda ATCC 15947 = NBRC 105688 genome:
- a CDS encoding LysE family translocator, translating to MDSTLFLSLVGFLWVAAITPGPNNMLLTTSGANLGWRSSWPLMLGIILGMQTLLLLVAFGIGGLLLLYPTLHTLLKGLGSLYLLYIAWKVATSRYTRLTPTASEATLAPRAIRWHQGWLLQFLNPKAWLMTLGAVTSFTLPGSDYPTTVALISLAMVLINLIAGILWLGFGTLIGRLLQSRHAWFAFNLAMGALTAACVLLIWR from the coding sequence ATGGACAGCACCCTGTTCCTCTCTCTAGTCGGATTCCTCTGGGTGGCGGCGATCACGCCGGGCCCCAACAACATGCTGCTGACCACCTCCGGTGCCAACCTCGGTTGGCGATCCTCCTGGCCATTAATGTTGGGCATCATCCTGGGCATGCAGACTCTGCTGTTGCTGGTCGCCTTCGGCATCGGCGGCCTGCTGTTACTCTACCCGACGCTGCATACCCTACTCAAAGGGCTCGGCAGCCTCTATCTGCTGTATATCGCCTGGAAGGTGGCCACCTCACGCTATACTCGCCTGACGCCCACCGCGTCGGAGGCGACACTCGCTCCGCGAGCCATCCGTTGGCATCAGGGGTGGTTACTGCAATTCCTTAACCCCAAAGCCTGGCTGATGACGCTGGGCGCCGTAACCAGCTTTACCCTACCCGGCAGCGACTATCCGACGACGGTAGCGCTCATCAGCCTGGCGATGGTGCTGATCAATCTCATCGCCGGTATCCTATGGCTCGGCTTCGGCACACTGATTGGCCGCTTACTGCAAAGCCGGCATGCTTGGTTCGCCTTCAATCTCGCGATGGGCGCCCTCACCGCCGCCTGTGTCCTGCTGATCTGGCGCTAA
- a CDS encoding hydrolase, with protein MSVTPFSPAPLLRNPHLQTLLPRLLRRRVALTPTWQRLTLPDGDFIDLAWSEAPLAARHKPRVVLFHGLEGGFYSPYAHGLLQACRAAGWLAVVMHFRGCSGEPNLLPRFYHSGKTGDARFFLAWLRRTLGEVPTAAVGVSLGGNMLACYLAEEGSQAPLTAAVLVSAPLQLAACAAHLESGAGRFYQRYLLHELKRSALRKQRCYPQLRALDPQQIRRLRRLREFDEQITAPLHGFAGTDDYYRRCSALPRLAAIRQPLLILQARDDPFMTAAVIPDRARLPSNIDYQLTEFGGHVGFINGTLRRPSLWLEQRIPEWLACYLESMT; from the coding sequence ATGAGCGTCACGCCATTTTCACCCGCGCCTCTGCTGCGCAACCCGCATCTTCAGACACTATTGCCGCGTCTGTTACGTCGCCGCGTGGCATTGACGCCGACCTGGCAACGGCTCACCTTACCGGACGGCGACTTTATCGATCTGGCCTGGAGCGAGGCGCCGCTTGCCGCACGCCATAAGCCGCGGGTGGTGCTCTTTCACGGATTAGAGGGTGGTTTTTATAGTCCCTATGCTCATGGTCTGCTGCAGGCGTGTCGTGCGGCGGGATGGTTAGCGGTGGTGATGCATTTTCGCGGCTGTAGTGGTGAGCCTAACTTGCTGCCACGTTTTTATCATTCGGGCAAGACCGGCGATGCGCGTTTCTTCCTCGCATGGTTACGCCGAACGCTGGGTGAGGTACCGACGGCGGCGGTCGGCGTCTCTCTCGGGGGGAATATGTTGGCCTGCTATTTGGCGGAGGAGGGATCGCAAGCGCCGTTGACGGCGGCGGTGCTGGTCTCGGCGCCGTTACAGTTGGCGGCCTGTGCGGCGCACTTGGAGAGTGGGGCGGGGCGTTTTTATCAACGTTACCTGTTACATGAGCTCAAGCGCAGCGCGTTGCGTAAACAGCGCTGTTATCCCCAGTTACGAGCGCTCGATCCGCAGCAGATCCGGCGGTTGCGTCGGTTGCGTGAGTTTGACGAGCAGATTACGGCGCCGCTGCATGGTTTCGCCGGCACGGATGATTATTATCGGCGTTGTAGCGCGTTGCCGCGTCTGGCTGCGATTCGCCAGCCGTTGTTGATCTTGCAAGCGCGTGACGATCCTTTCATGACGGCGGCGGTGATCCCGGACAGGGCACGGCTACCGTCTAATATCGACTATCAGCTCACCGAGTTCGGTGGACACGTCGGCTTTATCAACGGCACGCTACGGCGCCCGTCCCTGTGGTTAGAGCAGCGTATTCCCGAATGGTTAGCCTGTTATTTGGAGTCAATGACGTGA
- a CDS encoding YheU family protein gives MIIPWRDIAPTTLDNLIEAFVLREGTDYGEQEKSLAQKVEDVRQQLISGEAVVVWSELHESVNIMARSQFNGDD, from the coding sequence GTGATCATTCCTTGGCGAGATATCGCCCCGACAACATTGGATAATTTAATCGAAGCCTTCGTGTTACGTGAGGGAACCGATTATGGCGAACAGGAGAAGAGTCTGGCACAGAAGGTTGAGGATGTGCGCCAACAGCTGATAAGCGGCGAGGCCGTGGTTGTTTGGTCTGAACTTCATGAAAGTGTCAATATTATGGCGCGTAGCCAGTTTAACGGGGACGATTAA
- the crp gene encoding cAMP-activated global transcriptional regulator CRP, whose protein sequence is MVLGKPQTDPTLEWFLSHCHIHKYPSKSTLIHQGEKAETLYYIVKGSVAVLIKDEEGKEMILSYLNQGDFIGELGLFEEGQERSAWVRAKTACEVAEISYKKFRQLIQVNPDILMRLSAQMARRLQVTSEKVGNLAFLDVTGRIAQTLLNLAKQPDAMTHPDGMQIKITRQEIGQIVGCSRETVGRILKMLEDQNLISAHGKTIVVYGTR, encoded by the coding sequence ATGGTTCTCGGCAAACCACAAACAGACCCAACCCTTGAATGGTTCCTGTCCCATTGCCATATTCATAAATATCCATCAAAAAGTACTTTGATTCACCAAGGTGAAAAGGCGGAGACGCTTTATTACATCGTGAAGGGATCTGTCGCGGTACTGATCAAGGATGAAGAGGGCAAGGAGATGATCCTCTCTTACCTGAACCAGGGCGATTTCATCGGTGAGTTGGGCTTGTTTGAGGAAGGACAGGAGCGCAGTGCCTGGGTTCGGGCGAAAACTGCCTGTGAAGTGGCTGAAATTTCTTATAAGAAATTCCGTCAGTTGATTCAGGTAAACCCGGATATCTTGATGCGATTGTCCGCGCAGATGGCGCGTCGCCTGCAAGTGACGTCAGAGAAGGTCGGTAACCTGGCTTTCTTGGACGTTACCGGCCGCATTGCCCAGACGCTGTTGAATCTGGCGAAGCAACCGGATGCGATGACGCACCCGGACGGTATGCAGATTAAGATTACGCGTCAGGAGATCGGTCAGATCGTCGGTTGTTCGCGTGAAACGGTCGGTCGTATCTTGAAGATGCTGGAAGATCAGAACCTGATCTCGGCCCACGGTAAAACCATCGTCGTCTACGGGACGCGGTGA
- a CDS encoding YccS/YhfK family putative transporter has protein sequence MWRRFIYHPEVNYALRQTLVLCLPVLFGLLIGQLQQGLLFSLVPVCCNIAGLDTPHKRFFKRLAVGGSLFALGSFLLQLALLWQVPVPLAMLFLALLLGVNGEISPLHARLLPATLVAAIFTLSMVGMVPIWQAPLLYLVGTVWYGAFTWFWFILWKGQPIRETLNQLYLELGDYIEAKYSLLTQHSDPQTALPPLLNRQQKVMDLITVIYQQMHMLSLVHNPEYKRLVRYFQVALDLQEHITVSLSQPEEVQTLVAQSQAEAIIRRNAQVVAGRLRVVADDILYHRYPQHFSMQPEVSALEKLASRYPDNPVGQFCLHHFSRMARLLERQRPLYQRQLMATQQRLPFWPALRAYCSPKSGALRNALRLGLTLAAGSGLGILLALPKSYWIMLTTMLVIQNGYNATRVRIQHRAMGTFAGLIIAAGLLQLTLSEAVMLLVMLLVTLGAYLVLRKNYGLAVIGFTVSAVFTLQLLALNGSNFLVPRLVDTLLGCILAFASTIWLWPQWQSGLLRKNAHQALEAYQDELRLLLSADVGVSEQAYARMRSNQAQNTLYSSLSQAMQEPGFDSRYLADMRLWITHSQFIVEHLNAMTILAREHYMLTPRLAQDYLQCGEIALQLCQQRLEHDGPSSNDNQAIPIPEPQQGMPMTPMEVHLRRILSHLRTMHTISSIAWRQRPHHGLWLSRRLRD, from the coding sequence ATGTGGCGGCGGTTTATCTACCACCCGGAAGTGAATTATGCACTGCGTCAGACGCTGGTCTTGTGTCTGCCGGTGTTGTTCGGGTTATTGATTGGCCAACTGCAACAGGGGCTACTGTTCTCGCTGGTTCCCGTCTGCTGTAACATCGCGGGCCTGGATACACCACATAAACGCTTCTTTAAACGCCTGGCCGTGGGTGGTTCGCTATTCGCGCTCGGTAGTTTTCTCTTGCAGCTTGCCTTGTTATGGCAGGTGCCTGTGCCGTTGGCGATGCTTTTTCTGGCGTTATTGCTGGGCGTCAATGGAGAGATCAGCCCATTGCATGCCCGCTTGCTGCCCGCCACGTTGGTCGCCGCCATCTTTACTCTGAGTATGGTCGGCATGGTACCTATCTGGCAGGCACCGCTGCTGTATCTGGTGGGGACCGTCTGGTACGGTGCGTTTACTTGGTTCTGGTTTATCCTGTGGAAGGGGCAGCCGATTCGCGAGACGCTGAACCAACTCTATTTGGAGTTGGGGGATTATATCGAGGCCAAGTACAGCTTGCTGACGCAGCATAGTGATCCACAGACGGCCTTGCCGCCGTTGTTGAATCGTCAGCAGAAGGTGATGGATCTGATCACGGTGATCTACCAGCAGATGCACATGCTCTCTTTGGTTCATAACCCCGAGTACAAGCGCCTGGTTCGCTATTTTCAGGTGGCGCTCGATCTGCAAGAGCATATCACCGTCAGTCTCTCTCAGCCGGAGGAGGTGCAGACGCTGGTGGCGCAGAGCCAGGCCGAGGCGATCATTCGGCGCAATGCCCAGGTCGTCGCTGGGCGCCTGCGGGTGGTGGCGGATGACATTCTCTATCACCGTTATCCGCAACACTTCTCCATGCAGCCTGAGGTCTCCGCGTTGGAGAAGCTGGCCAGTCGCTATCCCGACAACCCGGTGGGGCAATTCTGTTTGCACCACTTTAGCCGCATGGCACGTTTATTAGAGCGCCAGCGTCCCCTCTATCAACGCCAACTGATGGCGACGCAGCAACGCCTGCCGTTTTGGCCGGCGTTGCGCGCCTATTGTTCACCGAAGTCTGGCGCGCTGCGTAATGCCTTGCGCCTCGGGCTGACCCTCGCCGCCGGTAGCGGCTTGGGGATCTTACTGGCATTGCCTAAATCTTACTGGATTATGTTGACCACGATGCTGGTGATCCAGAATGGGTATAACGCGACGCGGGTGCGGATCCAGCACCGTGCGATGGGGACCTTTGCCGGTCTGATTATCGCCGCTGGCCTGTTGCAACTAACGTTGAGCGAGGCGGTGATGTTGTTGGTGATGTTGTTGGTGACGCTGGGGGCTTATCTGGTGTTACGCAAGAACTACGGCCTGGCCGTCATCGGCTTTACGGTCAGCGCGGTATTTACTCTGCAATTGTTGGCGCTGAATGGTTCGAACTTCCTGGTGCCGCGCCTGGTAGATACCCTATTGGGCTGTATCCTCGCCTTCGCCAGCACGATCTGGCTGTGGCCACAGTGGCAGAGTGGTTTGTTGCGAAAGAATGCCCATCAGGCGTTGGAGGCGTATCAGGATGAGCTGCGTTTGCTCCTCTCTGCCGACGTGGGGGTCAGCGAGCAGGCGTATGCGCGTATGCGTAGCAACCAGGCACAGAACACGCTCTACTCCTCTCTTAGCCAAGCGATGCAGGAGCCGGGCTTCGACTCACGCTATTTGGCCGATATGCGTCTGTGGATCACCCACAGCCAGTTTATCGTCGAGCACCTCAATGCCATGACGATCCTGGCGCGAGAGCACTATATGCTGACGCCACGTTTGGCCCAGGACTACTTGCAGTGTGGCGAGATTGCCTTGCAGCTCTGTCAGCAGCGTCTGGAACACGATGGGCCGAGTAGCAACGATAACCAGGCGATTCCGATCCCGGAGCCACAACAAGGCATGCCGATGACGCCGATGGAGGTCCATCTGCGGCGCATCCTATCGCATTTGCGCACCATGCATACCATTTCGTCTATCGCTTGGC